One window of the Salvia splendens isolate huo1 chromosome 1, SspV2, whole genome shotgun sequence genome contains the following:
- the LOC121744232 gene encoding peptide-N4-(N-acetyl-beta-glucosaminyl)asparagine amidase A-like: MHLSILLLSVLLVLPFSGASPPPFKHHPFPKTRRSASTQPQKLIEVSRPLPYDSLTPACSLPLFTHSFGNTYNLPPTATNYSAPLDCTWSNAVLQFSGASNGSQYDRISAVWLAGAELLRTSTPEPTPHGISWTFRKDITRYSSLLRRSNLTLSVMLENIVDDTYTGIFHVNITFLFYNIRKTPLSSRRPTASLELDQIPADFIIPVSAGGEEGFWFRIQSENDAVSREIQIPSNTYRAVIEVYVSAHGDDEFWYSNPPDYYIERNGLNITRGHGVYREVLVKLDGNVVGSVLPFPVVFTGGINPLFWDPIVAIGAFNLPSYEIELTPFLGTLLDDKPHNFGFGVAESIPFWLVDANLHLWLDDGPVRVTAGLIKYKNPNSRIQRESSFAKLDGKFRTEGQRDSESSGWVHSSAGNLTTRAITKLKFDNEVSYMSNGTIVKVEHEVTVQKQIEITMASSGTVASSSVDSKYPLTLKTATAARSGEENYEMSTDLEVSYEEEKKIDHFESELKNKQKCRGWMFVQGHDVVSGSGATSQTYAVQDSHSCYNRKISANEGAVVRDAENFLCGARGVSGSGSSD; the protein is encoded by the coding sequence atgcaTTTATCTATCCTCCTCCTTTCAGTCCTCCTCGTCCTCCCTTTCTCCGGCGCCTCCCCTCCGCCGTTCAAGCACCACCCGTTCCCCAAGACCCGCCGCTCCGCCTCCACCCAACCCCAAAAACTAATCGAAGTCTCCCGCCCCCTTCCCTACGACTCCCTGACCCCCGCTTGCAGCCTCCCCCTCTTCACCCACAGCTTCGGCAACACCTACAACCTCCCCCCCACCGCCACTAACTACTCTGCCCCCCTCGACTGCACCTGGTCCAATGCCGTCCTCCAATTCTCCGGCGCCTCCAATGGCTCGCAATATGACCGCATCTCCGCAGTCTGGCTCGCCGGCGCCGAGCTCCTCCGCACCAGCACCCCCGAGCCCACCCCTCACggaatctcctggaccttccGCAAAGACATCACCCGCTACTCCTCCCTCCTCCGCCGCTCCAACCTCACCCTCTCCGTCATGCTCGAGAACATCGTCGACGACACATACACCGGCATCTTCCACGTCAACATCACCTTCCTCTTCTACAACATCAGAAAAACCCCACTCAGTAGCCGCCGGCCCACTGCGTCGCTGGAATTGGACCAAATCCCCGCCGATTTTATCATCCCGGTGTCGGCCGGCGGAGAGGAAGGGTTCTGGTTCAGAATCCAGAGCGAGAACGACGCCGTTTCCAGGGAGATTCAAATCCCTAGCAACACGTACAGAGCAGTGATCGAGGTCTACGTCTCCGCCCACGGCGACGACGAATTCTGGTACTCAAACCCGCCCGATTACTACATCGAGAGAAACGGATTAAACATCACGCGCGGCCATGGCGTCTACCGCGAGGTTCTCGTCAAGCTCGACGGCAATGTCGTCGGATCAGTCCTCCCCTTCCCCGTCGTCTTCACCGGGGGCATAAACCCCCTGTTTTGGGATCCAATCGTCGCAATCGGCGCTTTCAACCTACCTTCCTACGAAATCGAGCTCACTCCGTTTCTAGGTACGCTGCTCGACGACAAACCGCACAATTTCGGATTCGGCGTCGCCGAATCGATCCCCTTCTGGCTCGTCGACGCCAATCTGCACCTCTGGCTGGACGACGGCCCGGTGCGCGTCACCGCCGGGCTGATCAAGTACAAAAACCCTAACAGCCGTATCCAGCGCGAATCCAGCTTCGCGAAGCTCGACGGCAAATTCAGAACGGAAGGACAGAGGGATTCGGAATCCTCCGGCTGGGTGCACTCGAGCGCCGGAAACCTAACCACACGCGCGATCACGAAGCTGAAATTCGACAACGAGGTCAGCTACATGAGCAACGGCACgatcgtgaaggtcgagcacgAGGTGACCGTGCAGAAACAGATCGAGATCACGATGGCGTCCTCCGGCACGGTGGCGAGCTCCAGCGTGGACTCAAAGTACCCGCTGACGCTGAAAACGGCGACGGCGGCGAGATCTGGGGAGGAGAATTACGAAATGTCGACGGATCTGGAGGTGTCGtatgaggaggagaagaagatcgATCATTTCGAGAGCGAATTGAAGAACAAGCAGAAGTGCAGAGGGTGGATGTTCGTGCAGGGACACGACGTGGTCTCCGGCAGTGGCGCCACGTCGCAGACTTACGCAGTGCAGGATAGCCACAGCTGCTATAATCGGAAGATATCGGCGAATGAAGGCGCCGTGGTTCGCGACGCCGAGAATTTCCTCTGCGGTGCTAGGGGTGTTTCTGGATCTGGATCATCTGATTAG